A part of Aegilops tauschii subsp. strangulata cultivar AL8/78 chromosome 2, Aet v6.0, whole genome shotgun sequence genomic DNA contains:
- the LOC123497076 gene encoding uncharacterized protein codes for MGVDMYIKIESCRLKWYRKNQTKIRADLYKGVVDAITSGETGASAVGVRIVLPGTYPGGDRDMKRRHMDAMAIVHTYGKPDIFLTMTCNPNWEEITNELFPGQTAQDRPDLVPRVFHGKLEAMKEMLFKKNILGVVVAHVYVVEFQKRGLPHAHFLLIMDSAYKLVVPEQYDRLISAELPDKQKYPELHALVVKHMMHGPCGALNPKNVCMQQNECKCRYPRSFNENTAQGKDSYPVYRRRDNGRQAKVRGKMLDNRWVMPYNPYLLRMFNCHINVEVCSSIKAVKYLYKYIYKGHDRASFSIDQPDADGNIDEIKRYVDARWVTPSEAMWRIFGFPLCANDPSVLQFPLHHPNMHRVAFNEQAHLTDVVASEKASKSMLTEYFKANQNHPWARNILYKDFPGRFTWQKGKKYWKERVERYQIGRIVSANPAEGERYYLRVLLNHVAGKTSYEDLLTVDGRLCGSFREAAKRLGLIEADNTLDGCLTEAEQWAMPCSLRRLFATILVHCEPGDVRGLWDRHFEPMSDDYRRSHTCSIEVEQMVLLDIRGMLQSMGKDIADFSLPCIDDAFDPTEGEAREVIEESNVDFDIDDTKLASSLNLEQRVAYNEILASVEHGDGGVFFVDGPGGTGKTFLYRVLLANVRSEGNISIATATSGVAASIMPGGRTAHSRFKIPLSCDNGASCTFTKQSGTAKLLRMASLILWDEATMTKRQAVEALDNSMRDIMGRRDRPFGGKTVVFGGDFRQVLPVVRRGSRGQIIDATLRSSHLWKGMRQLRLVTNMRAHNDTWFADYLLRVGNGTEEVDDQGNIRLPEDICVPSTGEGDDLEKLIDHVFPRLDDNMSDPNYMTSRAILSTTNDNVDKINIRMVERFRGEESNLP; via the coding sequence ATGGGGGTGGACATGTACATCAAGATTGAGAGTTGTAGGTTGAAATGGTACAGGAAGAACCAGACAAAGATCCGTGCCGACCTGTATAAAGGAGTTGTTGATGCAATTACATCCGGGGAGACCGGGGCAAGCGCTGTTGGAGTAAGGATAGTGCTACCTGGAACGTACCCAGGTGGCGACCGCGACATGAAGCGGAGGCATATGGATGCCATGGCAATTGTCCATACCTACGGGAAGCCTGACATCTTCTTGACCATGACCTGCAACCCTAACTGGGAAGAGATAACGAATGAGTTGTTTCCTGGTCAGACAGCGCAAGACCGACCTGATCTTGTGCCTCGTGTGTTCCATGGCAAGCTAGAGGCTATGAAAGAGATGTTGTTCAAGAAGAATATCCTGGGTGTTGTTGTTGCACATGTATACGTAGTCGAGTTCCAAAAGAGGGGCCTCCCCCACGCACACTTTTTGTTGATCATGGATTCTGCCTATAAGCTTGTCGTTCCAGAGCAGTACGACCGACTCATTTCTGCCGAGCTCCCAGACAAGCAAAAGTATCCTGAACTCCACGCCTTGGTGGTGAAACATATGATGCATGGACCATGCGGTGCTCTCAACCCCAAAAATGTTTGCATGCAACAGAACGAGTGCAAGTGCAGATACCCGCGGTCGTTCAATGAAAACACGGCACAGGGCAAGGACTCATACCCTGTTTATCGTCGTCGAGATAATGGTCGGCAGGCTAAGGTCCGAGGTAAAATGTTGGACAACAGATGGGTTATGCCGTATAACCCTTACCTTCTGCGGATGTTCAATTGCCACATCAACGTTGAGGTTTGCTCCAGCATAAAGGCCGTCAAATACCTTTACAAGTACATATACAAGGGCCATGATAGGGCTTCTTTCAGCATCGACCAGCCCGATGCTGATGGTAACATTGATGAGATCAAAAGATACGTAGACGCGAGGTGGGTTACTCCTTCAGAGGCGATGTGGAGGATATTTGGCTTCCCCTTGTGTGCCAATGACCCGTCTGTCCTACAGTTTCCTCTTCATCACCCGAATATGCACAGGGTGGCATTCAATGAGCAAGCTCACTTGACCGACGTAGTCGCCTCTGAGAAAGCTTCCAAATCCATGTTGACAGAGTATTTCAAAGCTAACCAAAACCACCCGTGGGCTAGGAATATATTGTACAAGGATTTTCCTGGAAGGTTTACATGGCAGAAGGGTAAGAAGTATTGGAAAGAGCGGGTGGAGCGTTATCAGATAGGTCGAATTGTGTCTGCCAATCCTGCCGAGGGGGAGCGATACTATCTGCGTGTGCTGCTAAACCATGTTGCTGGCAAGACATCCTATGAGGACCTGCTCACCGTGGACGGTAGGCTATGCGGGAGCTTTAGAGAGGCTGCCAAAAGGTTGGGACTCATCGAGGCAGATAACACGCTCGACGGCTGTCTTACCGAGGCAGAGCAGTGGGCGATGCCATGTTCACTCAGGAGGCTCTTCGCAACAATTTTGGTGCACTGTGAGCCAGGCGACGTGCGTGGTTTATGGGATAGGCACTTCGAGCCTATGTCTGATGACTATCGGCGATCACACACGTGCTCGATTGAGGTGGAACAGATGGTGTTGCTTGACATTAGGGGTATGTTGCAGTCCATGGGCAAAGACATAGCTGATTTCTCTCTTCCATGCATTGACGATGCATTCGACCCAACCGAGGGAGAGGCCAGAGAAGTGATCGAGGAATCCAACGTCGATTTTGACATCGACGACACTAAATTGGCTTCATCGCTAAACTTGGAGCAGAGGGTTGCATACAACGAGATACTAGCTTCTGTTGAACACGGTGATGGGGGTGTGTTCTTTGTTGATGGACCGGGAGGTACAGGGAAGACCTTCCTGTACAGGGTGCTGCTCGCCAACGTTCGAAGCGAGGGAAACATCTctatcgctaccgcgacgtcagGCGTCGCCGCTTCTATCATGCCTGGAGGCAGGACTGCCCACTCGAGGTTCAAGATCCCATTGAGCTGCGACAATGGCGCCTCATGCACCTTCACGAAACAGAGTGGTACCGCTAAGCTACTGAGGATGGCCTCATTGATACTATGGGACGAGGCCACCATGACTAAGCGACAGGCGGTCGAGGCACTGGACAACAGCATGCGCGACATCATGGGAAGACGGGACCGACCCTTTGGAGGAAAAACTGTTGTGTTTGGCGGGGACTTCAGGCAGGTGCTTCCGGTCGTCAGGAGGGGGTCCCGGGGTCAGATAATCGATGCAACCCTTCGAAGTTCACACCTCTGGAAGGGTATGCGCCAGCTAAGGCTCGTCACCAACATGAGGGCTCATAATGACACCTGGTTTGCGGATTACTTGCTAAGGGTAGGCAATGGCACCGAGGAAGTTGACGATCAAGGAAACATACGACTCCCTGAAGATATTTGTGTGCCGTCTACAGGCGAGGGTGACGACCTGGAGAAGCTGATTGACCATGTGTTTCCGAGACTAGATGACAACATGTCCGATCCGAATTACATGACTTCACGCGCAATCCTCTCCACCACGAACGACAACGTCGACAAGATAAACATACGCATGGTAGAGCGTTTTCGGGGAGAAGAAAGTAATCTACCATAG